The following proteins come from a genomic window of Corallococcus sp. NCRR:
- a CDS encoding inositol-3-phosphate synthase, with product MENKKKVAKPEGKLAVLIPGLGAVSTTLMAGVELARQGKGAPIGSLTQMGTARLGKRTDGRTVKLNELVPLATLDDVVFGAWDIISEDAYQVAVRSGVLTDKHLEQVKPFLQGIKPKPGVHDPEFVRRIAANHIKATKTHRESIEAIRQDIRDFKKELNAKRAVMVVCSSVETFRPLPEAFQSLANFEKALDANSPDINPTALYTYAAIKEGVPFANGTPNASVDTPALQEMARLEGAPVAGRDLKSGQTMMKTVIAPALKARMLGLEGWFSTNILGNRDGEVLDDPAAFKAKEVTKSSVLDTILQPDLYPELYNKYSHKVSIHYYPPRGDAKEGWDNIDITGWLGYPMQIKVNFLCRDSILAAPLVLDIALFLDLAKRMEWRGIQEWMSFYFKSPMAHPGLPVEHDLFIQLTKLKNTLRVVAGEEPITHLGMDYYGDDLPLSR from the coding sequence ATGGAGAACAAGAAGAAGGTCGCGAAGCCCGAGGGCAAGCTGGCGGTGCTCATCCCGGGCCTGGGCGCGGTTTCCACCACGCTGATGGCGGGTGTGGAGCTGGCGCGGCAGGGCAAGGGCGCCCCCATCGGCTCGCTCACGCAGATGGGCACGGCCCGTCTGGGCAAGCGCACCGACGGCCGCACCGTGAAGCTCAACGAGCTGGTGCCGCTGGCCACCCTGGATGACGTCGTCTTCGGCGCGTGGGACATCATCAGCGAGGACGCCTACCAGGTGGCCGTGCGCTCGGGCGTGCTGACGGACAAGCACCTGGAGCAGGTGAAGCCCTTCCTCCAGGGCATCAAGCCCAAGCCGGGCGTGCACGACCCGGAGTTCGTGCGCCGCATCGCCGCGAACCACATCAAGGCCACCAAGACGCACCGCGAGAGCATCGAGGCCATCCGCCAGGACATCCGGGACTTCAAGAAGGAGCTCAACGCCAAGCGCGCCGTGATGGTGGTGTGCAGCAGCGTGGAGACCTTCCGCCCACTGCCGGAGGCCTTCCAGTCGCTGGCCAACTTCGAGAAGGCGCTGGACGCCAACAGCCCGGACATCAACCCCACAGCGCTCTACACCTACGCGGCCATCAAGGAAGGCGTGCCCTTCGCCAACGGGACGCCGAACGCCTCCGTGGACACGCCCGCGCTGCAGGAGATGGCCAGGCTGGAGGGCGCGCCCGTCGCGGGCCGTGACCTCAAGAGCGGCCAGACGATGATGAAGACGGTCATCGCGCCCGCGCTCAAGGCGCGCATGCTGGGCCTGGAGGGGTGGTTCTCCACCAACATCCTGGGCAACCGTGACGGCGAGGTGCTGGATGATCCGGCGGCCTTCAAGGCCAAGGAAGTGACCAAGTCGAGCGTGCTCGACACCATCCTGCAGCCGGACCTGTACCCGGAGCTGTACAACAAGTACTCGCACAAGGTGTCGATCCACTACTACCCGCCCCGCGGCGACGCGAAGGAGGGTTGGGACAACATCGACATCACCGGGTGGCTGGGCTACCCGATGCAGATCAAGGTCAACTTCCTCTGCCGCGACTCCATCCTGGCGGCGCCGCTCGTGCTGGACATCGCGCTGTTCCTGGACCTGGCGAAGCGGATGGAGTGGCGGGGCATCCAGGAGTGGATGTCCTTCTACTTCAAGAGCCCCATGGCCCACCCGGGCCTGCCGGTGGAGCACGACCTGTTCATCCAGCTGACCAAGCTGAAGAACACGCTGCGCGTCGTCGCGGGCGAAGAGCCCATCACGCACCTGGGGATGGACTACTACGGGGATGACCTCCCGCTCTCCCGCTAA
- a CDS encoding aldo/keto reductase has product MRPSRPPHPSRREVLVAGIGAALAPPLSALARSPRMLTRPIPSSGEALPVIGMGTWQTFDVGGAANERAPLAQVLQKFFASGARLIDSSPMYGRSEAVVGDLLKQSGQEQTPFLATKVWTRGKAEGAAQMQASLQKMGHGRMDLMQVHNLLDVDVHLPVLREMKAAKKIRYLGVTHYQRGAFDDLEKHIQGSKLDFVQLPYSLAMRDAEARLLPAAKEHGVAVLVMEPFDKGNLFRKMKGKPLPDWAAEFDCTSWAQFFLKFILGHPAVNCPIPATSDPAHLEDNVKAGFGRLPDEKLRARMVKLLES; this is encoded by the coding sequence ATGCGCCCGTCCCGTCCTCCCCACCCGTCCCGCCGCGAGGTCCTGGTGGCGGGCATCGGCGCCGCGCTCGCGCCGCCCCTCTCCGCCCTTGCCCGGAGTCCCCGCATGCTCACCCGCCCCATCCCCAGCTCCGGCGAAGCCCTGCCCGTCATCGGCATGGGCACCTGGCAGACCTTCGACGTCGGCGGCGCCGCGAACGAACGCGCGCCCCTGGCCCAGGTCCTCCAGAAGTTCTTCGCCTCGGGCGCGCGCCTCATCGACTCGTCCCCCATGTACGGCCGCTCCGAGGCCGTCGTGGGCGACCTGCTGAAGCAGTCCGGCCAGGAGCAGACCCCGTTCCTCGCCACCAAGGTCTGGACGCGCGGCAAGGCGGAAGGGGCGGCGCAGATGCAGGCGTCCCTCCAGAAGATGGGCCACGGCCGCATGGACCTGATGCAGGTGCACAACCTGCTGGACGTGGACGTGCACCTGCCCGTGCTGCGGGAGATGAAGGCCGCGAAGAAGATCCGCTACCTGGGCGTCACCCACTACCAGCGCGGCGCCTTCGACGACCTGGAGAAGCACATCCAAGGCAGCAAGCTGGACTTCGTGCAGCTGCCCTACTCGCTCGCGATGCGCGACGCCGAGGCGCGCCTGCTGCCCGCGGCGAAGGAGCACGGCGTGGCCGTGCTCGTCATGGAGCCCTTCGACAAGGGCAACCTCTTCCGCAAGATGAAGGGGAAGCCCCTGCCGGACTGGGCCGCGGAGTTCGACTGCACGAGCTGGGCCCAGTTCTTCCTCAAGTTCATCCTGGGCCACCCCGCAGTGAACTGCCCCATCCCCGCCACGTCCGACCCCGCCCACCTGGAGGACAACGTGAAGGCGGGCTTCGGACGGCTGCCGGACGAGAAGCTCCGCGCGCGGATGGTGAAGCTCCTCGAGTCCTGA
- a CDS encoding pyridoxamine 5'-phosphate oxidase family protein, giving the protein MTTTTKSPQDVVEHLGKLIHGIKVAMMTTVDTDGSLRSRPMWTYDKDFDGELWFFTNDHTHKVDEVQKDHHVSLAYSDPTRDRYVSVSGRCALIHDKAKAKELWNPALKAWFPQGLDDPNLALLRVSVEKAEYWDTPNSKMVQLVGFVKAVLTGDKYHPGDNQKLDRGAPRHN; this is encoded by the coding sequence ATGACGACGACGACGAAGAGTCCGCAGGACGTGGTGGAGCACCTGGGCAAGCTCATCCACGGCATCAAGGTCGCGATGATGACGACCGTGGACACCGACGGCAGCCTGCGCAGCCGGCCGATGTGGACCTATGACAAGGACTTCGACGGGGAGCTGTGGTTCTTCACCAACGACCACACCCACAAGGTGGACGAGGTGCAGAAGGACCACCATGTCAGCCTCGCCTACTCGGACCCCACGCGGGACCGGTACGTGTCCGTCAGCGGCCGCTGCGCGCTGATCCACGACAAGGCCAAGGCCAAGGAGCTGTGGAACCCCGCCCTCAAGGCCTGGTTCCCCCAGGGGCTGGATGATCCGAACCTGGCCCTGCTGCGCGTCTCCGTCGAGAAGGCCGAGTACTGGGACACGCCCAACAGCAAGATGGTCCAGTTGGTCGGGTTCGTGAAAGCCGTCCTCACCGGCGACAAGTACCACCCGGGCGACAACCAGAAGCTCGACCGGGGCGCCCCCCGCCACAACTGA
- a CDS encoding phosphatase PAP2 family protein, with translation MTSRSPAKKDSAFKWLVTVMAAGHFALVVSTGRVRWEHVAADLLLVVLAWAGAGPRRFLRGAFPLWLTGMILDSQALWLGVRGTIHTGDLWNLEKLLFPAPGGTHWPEWWSRHPNTPLDLLCGWAYAAYIYEVFLVALWFFFKKDARFEQLCWAFFLVNAIGVVTYVIYPAAPPWYILKYGPGLANLAAPPSPAGTARFDAFFGIHYFANFYGRNPNVFGAMPSLHAAYPLMMVLVLWHKGPAWRVGTGLFALLVAFSAVYLTHHYVLDVLAGATAAVVAFVVVRAVFARRAMEAPGVAPVTLPSGGNTRA, from the coding sequence ATGACCTCCCGCTCTCCCGCTAAGAAGGACTCCGCGTTCAAGTGGCTCGTCACCGTCATGGCGGCGGGCCACTTCGCGCTGGTCGTCTCCACCGGAAGGGTCCGGTGGGAGCACGTCGCGGCGGACCTGCTGCTGGTGGTGCTGGCCTGGGCCGGCGCCGGCCCGCGGCGGTTCCTCCGCGGCGCGTTTCCGCTGTGGCTCACCGGCATGATCCTGGACAGCCAGGCGCTGTGGCTGGGGGTGCGCGGCACCATCCACACCGGCGACCTGTGGAACCTGGAGAAGCTGCTGTTCCCCGCCCCGGGCGGCACGCACTGGCCCGAGTGGTGGTCGCGTCACCCCAACACCCCGTTGGACCTTTTGTGCGGCTGGGCCTACGCGGCCTACATCTACGAGGTCTTCCTCGTGGCGCTGTGGTTCTTCTTCAAGAAGGACGCGCGGTTCGAACAGTTGTGCTGGGCCTTCTTCCTGGTGAACGCCATTGGCGTGGTCACCTACGTCATCTACCCCGCGGCTCCCCCCTGGTACATCCTGAAGTACGGGCCGGGGCTCGCGAACCTGGCGGCGCCACCCAGTCCGGCGGGCACCGCGCGCTTCGATGCCTTCTTCGGCATCCACTACTTCGCGAACTTCTACGGCCGCAACCCCAACGTCTTCGGGGCCATGCCGTCGCTGCACGCGGCCTACCCGCTGATGATGGTGCTCGTCCTCTGGCACAAGGGCCCCGCGTGGCGCGTGGGCACAGGTTTGTTCGCGCTGCTCGTCGCTTTTTCCGCCGTGTATCTCACGCACCACTACGTCCTCGACGTGCTCGCGGGAGCCACCGCGGCGGTCGTGGCCTTCGTCGTCGTGAGGGCTGTCTTCGCAAGACGGGCCATGGAAGCGCCTGGAGTGGCGCCCGTGACCCTGCCGTCTGGAGGGAACACCCGTGCATGA